agtagctgagttgtcaattcaaccacacctggagattaataaagtgatcagtagcacagtaatatgatagttttgataatagtggcaGCAGCAATAGTaagggtaacagtgatagcaattgtttgtagcaagtgcaatagtgatagtagcaatagtaacttagaaagcacaatatgtaggaaaatcataggcattggatcagcaattcgttggatgatattcatcatgagaaagtcataacctagggcgatacgacactagctccagttcataaatataatgtaggcttgtattccgtaaatagtcatacgtgcttatggaaagaactttcatgacatcttttgtcctatcctcccatgATAGCGGGGTCCTTttggaaaccaagggatattaaggcctatttttaatagagaaccggaacaaagcattagcacacgatgaatacatgaactcctcaaactaggttcatcaccgggagtggttccgactattgtcactccggggttgccggatcataactcgtagtaggtgactataacttgcaagatcggatctagaacatggatataatggtgatagaataaacggtttagatctgaaatcatggcacctgggcccaaagtgataagcattaagcatggcaaagtcatagcaacatcaatctcagaacataatggatactagggatcaagccataacaaaactagctcgattacatgatgaatctcatgcaactcctcaccgaccagcgagcctacgaaggaattactcactctcggggGGAGTATCAtgcaattggtgatggagaagtgttggtgatgataaagatcgaagatccccctctttggagccccaaacggactccagatttggcctcccgatgaagaacaggagacggcggcggctccgtctcgtgaaacgcgataattctttttcgcctattttttctggaaaaataggattttatagcgtctgtttcagggtctgcggggccactaggtggggacaacccacctggatgCGCCTGGAGGGGGttcttggctccataaattctcttttattgtataaaaaatccttgcaaagtttcgttccatctcgATATTTTTGCagataaacaacaccatggtagttctgctgaaaacattgtCAATACGGATTAGTTttgttcaaatcatgcaaattagagtccaaaacaagaggaaaattgttaggaaaagtagatacgacggggaGGTATCACACAACAACCATGAAACTAAGCAAGTTTTGCTCAAAATATTGTTTGGGTGATTCCAATATTGTTCCTTGAGTCATGAAGACCTAGCTCTCCATTTATACtcggtcagtcatccaaatagcgtcaattTTGTATCCACCGACAAGTGTTACCAATATATATGGTCACTGGCTTGATGGAACACCAAATACTTTTAGTACGCTAATACGAGTGGAGTGTCTgccttactatggtcgctttggctatgtagaaatgaatgTGTTTTTAATGACAAAATCTCTTCTCCTATGCAGGTTATTTACCATTGTACGCACTTGCTTCATACGTAATCTACTCTGTACCAAACGGAGTACTAGTCGTTTTTCAAGGTGGTGTGTATGTGGTTGGAGCGTGTAGCCAGGGaggttttacccaacatgggtggcagcataatcttCAAATCAGTCCACCTTCTCCATCGACATAGGCATAGTTTTGGCCCCATATGGCTTTACTGTTGCCACTTTGACATTTTTATATTCTTTGTCAGATTGTTTGTTTGATGGTTGTGTGCATCTTAACTATGCAGAGGCCCGGTGTCGCTCTTTATTGAGTtaataaaagcgccctttatcAAAAAAGATGtccattttgaaggaaatatgccctagaggcaataataaagttgttattttatatttccttattcatgataaaggttcaatattcatgctagaattgtattgatccgaaaccttaatacatgtgtgaatacataaacaaacaatgtgtccctagtgagcctctactagactagctcgttgataaaagatgattaaggtttcctaaccatggaaatgagttgtcatttgataatgggatcacatcattaggagaatgatgtgatggacaagacccatccgttagcttagcataatgatcgttcagttttattgctattgctttattaatacatattccttcgactatgacattatgcaactcccggatactggagaatgccttgtgtgctatcaaacatcacaacataactgggtgattataaagatgctctacaggtatctccgaaggtgtttgttgagttggcatagatcgagattaggacttgtcactccgagtatcggagaggtacctctagggcctctcggtaatacacatcataagcttgcaagcaaatgactaaggagttagtcacgatgtGATGTATTACGACACAAGTAAAGAGACGTACCgggaacgatattgaactaggtatgaagataccgatgatcgaatctcaggcaagtaacataccaatggacaaagggaattacgtatgttgtcataccgACGATCcatgttccgttattggttattgaccagagaggtgtctcggtcatgtttacatagttctctaacctttagggtccgcacgcttaacattcgatgacgatataatattatatgagttatgtgatttggtgatagaatgttgtttggagtcccggatgagatcacggacatgacgaggagtctcgaaatggtcgagaggtaaagattgatatataggacgatggcattcggacaccggaagtgttccagagggtaccgggtacatatcaggtcaccagaaggggttccgtgcACCCCTGGGAAAAGATATGggtcttatgggccaagaggggaaacacaccagccacacggGGCTGGTGCGGCCCCCATATGGGCCAGCCTAAGGAGGGtaaggaaaggggagaagggaaaggaaagtgtggattaggattcccacttccttccatctcccccctctttccttatccCTCGGTTAAATATGGCAGGGGGCGTCACTTGGGGAGGAGCCCAAGTAGTATTGGGCCTACTTGGGGGCCCTCCTGGCAGCTTCCCCTCTACCTACCCCCCCCCNNNNNNNNNNNNNNNNNNNNNNNNNNNNNNNNNNNNNNNNNNNNNNNNNNNNNNNNNNNNNNNNNNNNNNNNNNNNNNNNNNNNNNNNNNNNNNNNNNNNNNNNNNNNNNNNNNNNNNNNNNNNNNNNNNNNNNNNNNNNNNNNNNNNNNNNNNNNNNNNNNNNNNNNNNNNNNNNNNNNNNNNNNNNNNNNNNNNNNNNNNNNNNNNNNNNNNNNNNNNNNNNNNNNNNNNNNNNNNNNNNNNNNNNNNNNNNNNNNNNNNNNNNNNNNNNNNNNNNNNNNNNNNNNNNNNNNNNNNNNNNNNNNNNNNNNNNNNNNNNNNNNNNNNNNNNNNNNNNNNNNNNNNNNNNNNNNNNNNNNNNNNNNNNTCTACAATCGATGATAGAATAATATTCTGCAATAATCTCGTACTGCCCGGAATAAAGATCTGGCACTGATCTGCATAACACAACCGTACTTCTTTTTCGTAAAGTCGGTACTGCTCTTCTGTACTTGTGTAGTAATTCACTAATAGATTCTAGACCATTAATCATAATTGCGCaaatgatataccgttggaaagctacaaAAAACTCTCAACTTTTTTTTATATTGTAACTTACTtcactttttttaattttttattatgAATTTTCAAAAAATAGAAATCATCACAAGCTGAATGAAAAGTGTTTTGACCGAAATTCTTTAACCACTTATCGGAGTATAGCAAatgatataccgttgaaaagctactgaAATTTACAAACATTTTCATGTTTTAAGTTTATTCAAAATTTGCACAGTTTTGGAACAGTTTTGAAAATACTAAAAATCTGTTTTTATTAAAAGATGATCATGGATCATTTTTGGATATCGAAAtgatgcaaatgatatggcgttggaaaggtaGTGAAATTCCCATCTTTTTCATGTATTGTTTTTCAAATTTTACATATTTtttgagcagttttgaaaataccgAGATTCATTCAAAATAGATGAACAATAATTATATATTAATTTTTTAACCACTTCTCGAAATAGCGCAAATGATATACCGTTGTAAAGCTACTgaaatttacaaacatttttttaagTTTTTTCAAATTATGCATAGTTTTGAAACAATTTTGAAAATACTAAATTTGAGATCTATTAAAATATGATCATTGATGTTCTTTCGACCTCGGAATgatgcaaatgatatggcattggaaaggtaTTGAAATTTAGCAAATTTTTGTGTTTTAACATTTTTCTAATTCTTCACGGTTTTTGAACAATATTCAAAATACCAAGATTTTTCCTTTTACAAGGAAACATAGTATTGTACTTCTGTGGAATATGAGTTTCTTACTGCCCGACAATAAAGAAGTTTTGTATTTCTCAAACTGATTAAATTGTACTGCCCATAATTTTTTTCCAGAGAACTCAAATTCCCTTCACATGTACCCTTGTACTTCTATGGAATATATGAGTTTCTTACTgcctgataataataataataataattgtactCCTTGAAATGAATAAATGGTACTGCTCGGATTTATTTTAAAAGAACACAATTTTGCCTTGTACTTCTGTGGAATACGAGTTTTGTACTGCTCTGCAATAATTTTTTGTATTACTCAAAATGATTAAATTGTATTGCTCGTAAATTATTTTACATAAGTCAGTTTCCTTCGAcatatatcttgtacttcttgggaaTATCAGTTTCGTACTTCTTGATCTTATAGGGTTTGTACTTCTCAATTACACAATTTTTATTAAGGCTAGTTTTGCATTTTTATCTGCACTGCCGCTTCTCTTCACTACAGAGAACCTTTTTTGCACTTCCCTAAGCTTGCTAATTCCACAGCTCCAAGTAGCAGCTGCAAAAGATGAGTACAAAATTAGCATAAAGGACACCCTGTACTGCTACTTCAAACTACTCAGTACTTCTCTCAGTGTAACTATGGTACTGCCTCCCTAGCAGGAATAATTCTCAGCAGGTACTTCCTCGCTCGCATGTTGTACTGCTCTGTACTTCTACCTAAATATTGTTTGTACTTCCCATTACTGCTACCTTTGTACTTCCCGTAATTCTCCACTCAGGAGGTCAAAATTTCATTCAATCTCCTCGCCGCCCGTCGGAGTAAAAAGAATGCCACAGAATGCCACGATGAAGAGAAGTACATTTTACACTCGCACCTCTTGCTGGAGAAGGAGCTCGTGCTTGTGCTCAACATTGTAACCCGTAATAACCCCGCACCTGTAGAATACGAGTTTCGTACTGCTCTGCAATAATTTTTTTGTATTACTCAAAATGATTAAATTGTATTGCTCATAAATTATTTTACATAAGTCAGTTTCCTTTGACatgtatcttgtacttcttgggaaTATCAGTTTCATACTTCTTGATCTTATAGGGTTTGTACTTCTCAATTACACAATTTTTATTAAGGCTAGTTTTGCATTTTTATCTGCACTGCTGCTTCAAGATATTCTGTACTGCTACTCTTCACTACAGAGAACCTTTTTTGCACTTCTCTAAGCTTGCTAATTCCACAGCTCCAAGTAGCAGCTGAAAAAGATGAGTACCAGCATAAAGGACACCATGTACTGCTACTTCAAACTACTCGGTACTTCTCTCAGTGTAACTATGGTACTGCCTCCCTAACAGGAATAATTCTCAGCAGGTACTTCCTCGCTCGCATGTTGTACTGCTCTGTACTTCTACCTAAATATTGTATGTACTTCCCATTACTGCTACCTTTGTACTTCCCATCGAACACCTTGATGGTAGGGATACACAGGCTACTACCAGTCTATTTCGCCGTTGCTCGAGCTAATCCGCTATACCGGGGCGCGCCTCCGCCCGATGCCCCGTACCACCGCCATCCATGGAGATCTCCCTAGACGCGCTGCTGGGCGTGCAGCAGCATGGGCAGGACCTGGCCTACCGCCTCGCGCAGGGCATCTCGGGGCTGCTCCTCCACCTCCACGTGCATACACCGCAGCTCATGTGGCCTGCCCCGCCGCTCAATCTCCTCCCCTTTGACATCGAGCTCCCCGCCACCCCCTTCGCGGTCGGTGTCTACCTCCCGGCTGTGGCCGTCGCGTCCTTCGTGGAGATCGGCAGACGGCTCGGGCAAGCCGGGTCCAACCTCGGTGCCTCCGTCGGCGGCGCCATGCAGCAGCTGTCGCGGCAGCTTCCGCGCCGGAAGTGGGAGGGGGCCACTGCGCCGTCGACGCCCATGGTGGCGGTGGACGAGGGGGAAGCAGGGCTCGCCGCAGATAGGGCTACCGAGGGTGGGGTAGCCTTGGAGGGTGTCGGGGAAGGAGGCTCCcttgaggaggtggcggcggccacTGGGAGTGCCGCTGCCGCCAGTGCGGCTGGGGTCGGGGCCGAGGGTGCTTGGTCGGGGGATCTGTTTTCGGAATCCGGGCAGGTGTTGTCTAGTCGGGTCAGTCTCCGATTCAAAACTACCTTATATAGGGGCTTGCCTATTGTAAAATATTATTCTACAATCagttgtaatatatatatatatacagcccgtctattctgctaatattagcagaataactattctgataacacttccacaCTGCATGCTAAAcacaagtgcacgtcattgtttgaaccaagtgtgctgcacaaCTCAAGCGAATGAACTTCGTGTCAAAAAAAACTGCACACGTTGTTTTTTgatactgtttttgctctagtttttaaACCATTTGTCAAAACAACGTGTattatatatcgttggaaagctatggattaggcgcaacttcgccatgttgaacacttttcgagattcctcgcggtttaagagcagtttccaaAACGGTGCGGTGGATGATGAGTGGCAGCTAgcgtattttcgtgattttttctaAACCACTCATTGAAATAAAGCAAATGACACGCCATTGGAAATATATCATCAAggcacatctttttcatatctattattttttctaattcattatggtttaagagcagtttcaaatttactaaatcacggaattacgtttttttgaattgttttcaatttttggtactgttttagctccagtttttgaaccatttgtcgaaacgaggcgtataatacgccgttggaaagctacggacaaggcgcaacttttgtATGTTGTAATATTTTTGAGATTctttacggtttttagttaattttgaaaatcatgcggcTGACGACGGGAGGAAGCGgccgtttttcgtgaaattttttaAAACGCTGGTCGAAATGATTGGAATTATACGCCGTTGAAAAGATATCGATGAGGCACAACTTTTTCAGGTAGAACACTCTCTCTTATTCTTTACGGTTTGAGAGGAATtttgaatttaccgaaatgcggacactctgtttttcgcgacacccaaatcgacgtgggtacttcatccgactgaaaaccgcactgcatcggatgaaAAACCACACTATATCAAacaggtaagagaactgcatggtttcttttattcaaacgtaattttttcaaggacgagaaagtgAATCGCACTGCATCGGACAGAAAACCGCACTGTATCAGACAGTCAAGTGAactcatgatttgttttgtcgggcGTAAATTTTCCCAGATGAGTTTTTGTGAGTTTTTTTGTCATTTTTTATGAACAAAAGTGGACCGCAGAGACGAGGGCAAGTGGACCGCGACATATatcgaagtgaaccgcattactttttttgtTTTACTAATCTAATTTCACACTTCAATGTTGTGCGCAAGTGAACAGTATCACTTTCAAAAGTGAACGGCACCGAGGACCAAACACACTGCAGGTGTTGATGATAGTCAATGGTAGTGTACTGCTtcattatatttttcaaactatGTCCATATTCAAACTTCCTCAACAAACAAGAATGGAGTGAGCTGCAACGAATGCACTACGCCTTAGGCAAGTGAAACCAAAGTGAGCTGCAGACAGGAAACCAAAGTGAGCTGCAAATACCATTTAAAGTCATTTACAGAAATAGAGTGCACTGCATGAACCTTTTAAACACAATTTTTTCTTGCCGCCCTAGGCCGGCCGAGCGCGCCCAagagttttttttttcattttttgaaccgCACATGCCCATCAATCCATACTGCAATTTTTGATCGTGGAGGACTGCACACACTTTGATCAACTCCGACACGGCTTGCAAAACCTGAAAACCATGAAAAAACATGCGGACTGCATAGCAAAAgtctaaagaaaaaaaatgcaaaaaccAAGTGGACTGCTTGCTCCGCTACCGCTCTTTCCATCGATCATCGTCGCCGCCACGGAGGAGaccaccactacaagaaatatgtcaacttatgaccttctgtcagtgaccctcgaagaattggtcataaatttatgaccatttcagaccaattggtcaaaagctgttcggggctccaaaccctaaaccattgcgaccattttggtcagaaaggtcgtaatttcctcacacgaaaaggtcataaagcaaacagcgctagtctgctgccttatttctagttgttaacgaccaatatagatggtcatagccttgtaaattgtggtgggttgctatgactaggcgccacctcatcagttttgcctatgtgtcatgtccatgtggcagtttttgccataggttgtgaagcaacctatatttctgtcattcccaaaattcccaaaaaaatctcataaattctttgggtcatatcttcgtcaaatatgtaaaaaccttccttgcctagttcaaaactaattcaaaaatattcattttcctattctattcagagtagcactttgtgaaggaagtaccactttggcatgtccaaatggtatccattttctacagtgctttcctatgaccaaataaccatcctccaccaaatgccagctcaatccattcattattttgagccgagcttcaacattcgtatttatgtccagtgtggtggtttgcaaagcaagtaccacctaggttcctccttttgagctgaaaatttgtgaagacggtcttcttagtaactgatcatcctcagccaaaactcacgcccattagccatgtacatttcccgtaccgctaatcaaacacttggctgctaattcatgtttgagcatcgatcggtctcctcatgagaatcttatgttgtaattttcttcctagcaccaacctggggagtgcccaacccactagacatgcctaggccgcccagaacacatggcaacgccacggtcacgcggtggccatgcgagtttacgcgctctagagttggggccctcggccaccgcccaaacctcgacgtatcgccaccaaaccatgtatttatgattaaataggtccttatgtaactagaaatgatttttggaaaaaataaatagcaaactatgaggcagctgcagttcaaatttgacccgcttccaactgaatcggcagaaatttgtctttttcacgagaggtggatcaaaaatttttacaccagaccattttgtcaattgtgcattaaatatgccctagtattttataaaaatgatttggtccaattttgcaacaattatttggtagttccttcacaaaaaaacctcctttcgggcactcgaaaaatggaaaatggtttttccgtccaacgaaaatgaaaacttccttaggcaacattgtttgccattccaatatgcacccttgtgcacaatatgagatcatttgaacaaactatgccatgaatgtggccataagattgatcatttggcttgaaagccatgaatcttcacgcatgatagctcatttctgagaacacttttttaaaataattaccgtattacaagtttgttatttttcttgggaacttggccacatataatgacacaatgtgaaggtttcccaattttttgatttttttgaattttttatgcccgtttcaaaatgcggtcaaaacggcgggcttgaccgttcctagctagtggttgaatcttggaatttttttggtgtttctctaattaaatagatacttatgtacctagaaattatttttggaaaaaataaatagcaaactatgaggcagctgcagttcaaatttgacccgtttccagctgaatcagcgacaatttgtctttttcaccaaaggtggatcaaaacttttttcacccaaccattttgtcaattgtgcattatatatggcctagtattttataaaattgatttggtccatttttgcaacaattatttggtagttccttcacaaaaaacctccttttgggcactcggaaaatcaaaaataaattttccgtgcaaagaaaatgaaaacttccttaggcaacattgtttggaattccaagatgtacccttgtgcacaatatgagatcatttgaacaaactatgccatgaatgtggccataagattgatcatttggcttgaaagccattgatctccacacgtgatagctcgtttctgagaacactttttaaa
Above is a window of Triticum dicoccoides isolate Atlit2015 ecotype Zavitan chromosome 5B, WEW_v2.0, whole genome shotgun sequence DNA encoding:
- the LOC119309431 gene encoding uncharacterized protein LOC119309431; this encodes MEISLDALLGVQQHGQDLAYRLAQGISGLLLHLHVHTPQLMWPAPPLNLLPFDIELPATPFAVGVYLPAVAVASFVEIGRRLGQAGSNLGASVGGAMQQLSRQLPRRKWEGATAPSTPMVAVDEGEAGLAADRATEGGVALEGVGEGGSLEEVAAATGSAAAASAAGVGAEGAWSGDLFSESGQVLSSRCTSLFEPSVLHNSSE